Proteins from a single region of Pseudarthrobacter sp. NIBRBAC000502772:
- a CDS encoding DUF3592 domain-containing protein has product MRIVLYVIWALFVAGVIFALVRALQKTKRQEKLIAGWPKVQATVTGNVAGWTHGGGGSTRSRRFYPTYQFTDPNGTLYAGESEVSYANQQVPGSPLEVAYNPANPTQSFQVASESKMVIGCLMPVFAFFALLLFWAAGAFPLG; this is encoded by the coding sequence ATGAGAATCGTGCTGTACGTCATCTGGGCGCTGTTTGTTGCGGGCGTCATTTTTGCACTGGTCCGTGCACTGCAGAAAACCAAGCGGCAGGAAAAACTGATCGCCGGCTGGCCAAAGGTCCAGGCGACCGTCACCGGCAACGTGGCGGGCTGGACACATGGCGGAGGCGGCTCAACGCGGAGCCGGCGCTTCTACCCCACCTACCAGTTCACCGACCCCAACGGGACCCTGTATGCGGGCGAATCCGAGGTCTCGTACGCCAACCAGCAGGTACCGGGATCGCCCCTGGAAGTGGCCTACAACCCCGCGAATCCCACCCAGTCGTTCCAGGTGGCGTCCGAATCCAAGATGGTGATCGGGTGCCTGATGCCGGTCTTCGCATTCTTCGCGCTGCTGCTGTTCTGGGCCGCCGGCGCCTTCCCGCTGGGCTGA
- a CDS encoding DUF3592 domain-containing protein, with protein sequence MDSLKLLFVVLPGLFLAAGLILMGLSLAASLRRKRSMAGWQRASATVTGNLHGTDGPASNGRNRFAPSYEFADAGGKRWLGQSDIYSQDQAIIGTHIPVVYNPANPAASTLPVFVVAKGRMATGLIMVIFGATAITMFASISW encoded by the coding sequence GTGGACTCCCTGAAACTGCTGTTCGTCGTACTGCCCGGGCTTTTCCTTGCTGCGGGCCTGATCCTGATGGGGCTGTCCCTGGCCGCGTCCCTCCGCCGGAAACGTTCCATGGCGGGGTGGCAGAGGGCTTCTGCCACCGTCACGGGAAACCTCCACGGCACGGACGGACCCGCGAGCAACGGCCGGAACCGGTTTGCACCGTCGTATGAATTCGCGGACGCCGGCGGCAAGCGCTGGCTGGGGCAGTCCGATATCTACAGCCAGGACCAGGCGATCATCGGCACCCACATCCCGGTGGTCTACAACCCGGCCAATCCCGCCGCATCCACGCTGCCGGTCTTTGTTGTTGCCAAGGGCCGGATGGCGACGGGTCTCATTATGGTGATCTTCGGCGCAACAGCCATAACAATGTTTGCATCAATTTCCTGGTAG
- a CDS encoding DUF3040 domain-containing protein: MPLSDRERKQLEELESGLAAEDPRLAEELSTGSVGLRFGRRIYLGAIACLLGLVLLIAGVSTQIIAVGVGGFLLMGAGTYLLVDKRSFSLGRNSQVK; encoded by the coding sequence ATGCCACTTTCAGATAGGGAGCGGAAACAGCTCGAGGAGCTGGAATCTGGCCTGGCCGCAGAGGATCCGAGGCTCGCCGAGGAACTCTCGACCGGCTCCGTGGGCCTCAGGTTTGGGCGCCGTATCTACCTCGGTGCCATCGCATGCCTGCTCGGGCTGGTGTTGCTCATTGCCGGGGTCAGCACGCAGATCATCGCGGTCGGCGTCGGCGGTTTCCTGCTGATGGGAGCCGGCACGTACCTGCTCGTGGACAAGCGGTCCTTTAGTCTGGGCCGCAACAGCCAGGTCAAATAG